A genomic window from Erpetoichthys calabaricus chromosome 17, fErpCal1.3, whole genome shotgun sequence includes:
- the LOC114667688 gene encoding 60S ribosomal protein L39-like codes for MTTHKTFRIKRFLAKKQKQNRLIPQWIRMKTGNKIRYNSKRRHWRRTKLGL; via the coding sequence ATGACCACCCACAAGACTTTTAGGATCAAGCGCTTCCTTGCCAAGAAGCAGAAGCAGAACAGACTAATCCCCCAATGGATTCGCATGAAGACTGGTAACAAGATTAGGTACAATTCTAAAAGAAGACATTGGCGAAGGACAAAACTTGGCCTGTAA